In Mucinivorans hirudinis, the DNA window CATTCAACTTCAAAAGAGCTATGAATGTTCTTTTGGACTATATTTTGCGATGGATATCACAGCTATTTGAACAAAATATCTCCATAAAACCCCAAAACTAAAAGAACCCTGAAAACGAAAATGCCCCTTTTAAGGCACGACTAAATAATCTTTTTCTAAGTTGGCTCTCTCGACTTGATGCTAATAAATTGAGTTAGGTGTTAAGCTTATCATATCAAGAAAATCTGCCGCCGCCATAAATAATTTGATTAAACTGTTATAAATTAGAGACCGAAGCTCCGTTTTCTCTTTTTGCGTTGCATTCTTCGGCGGAACTCATCTTCTTCCGAGTCGGTGGTGTTGGGGAGTATCGGGATGTCGAAGAGGGAGCCGATGGAGTCGTCGATGCTGCTGCTTTCGTAGTGCTGCTCTGTGCGATGAATTGGTTGTGCTTCTTGCGTTGGATATGGTGGTTGTAAGCTGGCTTGGGAAGACCGAGAAATGGGGTCGTTCGATTGCGGACTGTTAGTTAAGTGCTCATATCGTTGAGGATTTTCAAGCCTATCAACAATTGCATTTGCTGCGTACTCCTTACCTAAGCGTGATCCGTTGAGAACTGCGCCTGTGTTGTGGTCAATGAAAGTAACACCATAGAGGCGACCTGCTGCATTCTCTCGATATACTACACCGACACCACTTTGGAATAGGTTGTAGCGGAGCTGCTCTTTGTTCGTTGCTCCTGCGAATGCTTGATTAATGGCTCTCTTTAATGGAGCTGCCGGACGGCTCTTTTCCAAGTGTTCTTTTGAGGCTTGGTACTTTCTCTCTAACGCTTCGCTTCCGGCAAATTTACCCAGTGTGGCTGACGAGAATGGGTTGCCAACCTTGTTGTCGTCGGTGTCGGTGGCAGAGTAGACAATACCACTAAATGGGCTACCATAGTGCGAACCTTTCACCTCTTCGGCTGCAATATTGAACTTCGTGAGCACAGCTTTATACTCCGTAAAGGTCAGAAAATGGTATTTGTTTATCACCTCTCTAACAACATTTTCAACCTGCTCTTTGGCGTTTCCCTGACTCACATCAACCATTTTAAGCTCTGGCTTTTTCTCTTTTGATACCTTTTCTGCTGTGTGAAGTCCATATTTTTGCTCCAAAGAGCGAGTTATATCCTTGCTTCTCCGCCTCTCAAACTTATCGTTTATCTTCTTTCCCTTCTCATTTACACGCACCGAAACGATGTGAATATGATGTCGACTTATGTCCTGATGCTTGAAAACAACGTAGGGTTGCGAACCGTATCCCATACGCTTCATATACTCCTCGGCTACCAGCGAAAGCTCCATATCCGAGAGCTTATCATCGGGGTGAGGGTTCAATGATACGTGAAAAACAGGGTTTTCGGTACGGTATCTTTGAGGCATAAAGAGCTCAAAATCCTTTATCATATCATTCGCCTTAAACACTTCGTTTGGCTCAGGACAGAGCATTTTATTGGTTAGAAGTATCTGAGCGGTGTCGGCTTTGAGCTTGTTCATATTATAATTTACTGCCCCTGCGAGTGATCCGCTGACGCTGATTTTTGCAACCATAGTTCTTTGAATTTTTGTGATAATTCGGAAATTTGTCGGCTAATGAGAACTAACTCTACGGTCTGTTGCTCCAACTTATAGAGCATCGCCAGAGCTTTTCGCTCC includes these proteins:
- a CDS encoding Putative conjugative transposon mobilization protein, with translation MVAKISVSGSLAGAVNYNMNKLKADTAQILLTNKMLCPEPNEVFKANDMIKDFELFMPQRYRTENPVFHVSLNPHPDDKLSDMELSLVAEEYMKRMGYGSQPYVVFKHQDISRHHIHIVSVRVNEKGKKINDKFERRRSKDITRSLEQKYGLHTAEKVSKEKKPELKMVDVSQGNAKEQVENVVREVINKYHFLTFTEYKAVLTKFNIAAEEVKGSHYGSPFSGIVYSATDTDDNKVGNPFSSATLGKFAGSEALERKYQASKEHLEKSRPAAPLKRAINQAFAGATNKEQLRYNLFQSGVGVVYRENAAGRLYGVTFIDHNTGAVLNGSRLGKEYAANAIVDRLENPQRYEHLTNSPQSNDPISRSSQASLQPPYPTQEAQPIHRTEQHYESSSIDDSIGSLFDIPILPNTTDSEEDEFRRRMQRKKRKRSFGL